Proteins co-encoded in one Methylobacterium sp. WL1 genomic window:
- a CDS encoding manganese catalase family protein, producing the protein MFMKIDRLLTELPEPKKPEPNAAAALQELLGGKYGEMSTLGNYMFQSFNFRNKTKLRPFYSLVSSIFAEEIGHVELVSTGIAMLNNGPGNPKKDVDISKAPFAEMQDVRLAGSFLANGGGAMPMNSNAASWNMDMVTTTGNLIIDLLHNFHLECGARIHKLRVYETMSEPTGREVCAYLLVRGSLHAHAYALALKKLTGVEIEKMLPTPNIDLSRVPECQKYLDEGKHRRLYTFSEADYQEAAGVWSNDEVALPGDPPGNLEVVDGYPEGGKIPELDGNYGAFAPDYAPEEIFEIASKLYKKGR; encoded by the coding sequence ATGTTCATGAAGATCGACCGTCTGCTGACGGAGCTACCGGAGCCGAAGAAGCCCGAGCCCAACGCAGCCGCCGCCCTGCAGGAACTGCTCGGTGGCAAGTACGGCGAGATGTCGACCCTCGGGAACTACATGTTCCAGAGCTTCAATTTCCGCAACAAGACCAAACTTCGGCCTTTCTATAGCCTCGTGTCGAGCATCTTCGCTGAAGAGATCGGACACGTCGAACTCGTCTCGACCGGCATCGCCATGCTGAACAATGGTCCAGGCAACCCGAAGAAGGACGTCGACATCTCCAAGGCACCGTTTGCCGAGATGCAGGATGTCCGCCTCGCCGGCAGCTTCCTGGCGAATGGCGGCGGCGCGATGCCGATGAATTCCAACGCCGCGTCCTGGAACATGGACATGGTCACGACGACCGGTAACCTGATCATCGACCTGCTGCACAACTTCCACTTGGAATGCGGTGCCCGTATCCACAAGCTGCGGGTCTACGAGACCATGTCCGAGCCGACCGGCCGGGAAGTCTGTGCCTACCTTCTGGTCCGCGGCTCGCTGCACGCCCATGCCTACGCACTGGCCCTGAAGAAGCTCACCGGCGTCGAGATCGAGAAGATGCTGCCGACCCCGAACATCGATCTGTCGCGGGTCCCTGAGTGTCAGAAGTACCTCGACGAGGGAAAGCACCGGCGCCTCTACACGTTCAGCGAGGCGGATTATCAGGAAGCTGCCGGCGTCTGGTCGAACGACGAGGTGGCGCTGCCGGGCGACCCGCCGGGCAACCTCGAAGTGGTTGATGGCTATCCCGAGGGCGGCAAGATTCCGGAACTCGATGGCAACTACGGGGCCTTCGCGCCGGATTACGCGCCGGAAGAAATCTTCGAGATCGCCAGCAAACTCTACAAGAAGGGGCGCTGA
- a CDS encoding gamma-glutamylcyclotransferase → MPSIHARTLDLSLDLIVRAHATPVPDDPSALELLSDAELRPGLEAITAGREGHDLWVFAYGSLMWRPEFPVAESRIGTVRGFHRRFCLLQRRFRGTPERPGFVLALDRGGLCKGVVFRLPGTEIREALMPVWRREMRGRGYVARWLLVATEAGTVSALTFLANRANERYAGRLSDPDIADKIAAARGHAGPSAEYLFRTVEACERLGIRDRHLWSLQAFVAARLKARAARQ, encoded by the coding sequence ATGCCCTCGATACACGCGCGCACCCTGGACCTCAGCCTCGATCTGATCGTGCGCGCCCACGCCACCCCGGTCCCGGACGATCCGAGCGCACTCGAGCTGCTCAGCGATGCGGAGCTGCGTCCCGGCCTCGAAGCGATCACGGCCGGGCGGGAGGGGCATGACCTCTGGGTGTTCGCCTACGGGTCCCTGATGTGGCGGCCGGAATTTCCGGTGGCCGAGAGCCGGATCGGGACCGTGCGGGGCTTCCACCGCCGCTTCTGTCTGCTCCAACGGCGGTTCCGTGGCACCCCGGAGCGGCCGGGTTTCGTCCTGGCGCTGGATCGCGGCGGCCTGTGCAAGGGCGTCGTGTTCCGTCTGCCGGGGACGGAGATCCGCGAGGCGCTGATGCCGGTCTGGCGGCGGGAGATGCGCGGCCGCGGCTATGTCGCCCGTTGGCTGCTGGTGGCGACCGAGGCCGGGACCGTCTCGGCGCTGACCTTCCTGGCCAACCGAGCCAACGAGCGCTACGCGGGCCGTCTCTCGGACCCGGACATCGCTGACAAGATCGCGGCCGCCCGCGGGCATGCCGGGCCGAGCGCCGAGTACCTGTTCCGGACCGTCGAGGCTTGCGAACGGCTCGGTATCCGCGACCGCCACCTCTGGAGCCTTCAGGCCTTCGTGGCTGCGCGGCTCAAGGCCCGTGCGGCGCGGCAGTGA
- the recO gene encoding DNA repair protein RecO — protein MQWTDDALVLGLRRHGETGVILEAMTEYHGRHLGLVHGGRSRRMQPVLQPGNRVRLSWRARLDEGLGAYTVEPLESQVSRMIGSGIALYGLGHMAALLRLLPERDPHPALYEAAGVLVEHLDDPAVAPPLMVRFELEILSELGFGLDLTACAATGGNDALAYVSPKSGRAVSASAGEPFRDRLLALPTFLHAGGSPGPDGVAQGFTLTGYFLDRHVWGPRGLAAPEERARFVALGHEAE, from the coding sequence ATGCAGTGGACCGACGACGCCCTCGTGCTCGGCTTGCGCCGGCACGGAGAGACCGGCGTCATTCTGGAAGCGATGACCGAATACCACGGGCGCCATCTCGGCCTCGTGCATGGCGGACGTTCGCGCCGGATGCAGCCAGTGCTTCAGCCCGGCAACCGGGTCCGGCTGAGCTGGCGGGCGCGGCTCGACGAGGGGCTCGGCGCCTACACTGTGGAGCCGCTGGAATCCCAGGTCTCGCGGATGATCGGGTCGGGCATCGCGCTCTACGGGCTCGGCCACATGGCGGCGCTGCTGCGGCTCCTGCCGGAGCGGGATCCGCATCCGGCTCTCTACGAGGCGGCCGGCGTGCTGGTCGAGCACCTCGACGACCCGGCCGTCGCGCCGCCCCTGATGGTGCGGTTCGAGCTGGAGATCCTGTCTGAGCTCGGATTCGGCCTCGACCTGACTGCCTGCGCAGCGACCGGCGGCAACGACGCGCTGGCCTACGTCTCGCCGAAGAGCGGCCGGGCGGTCAGCGCCTCGGCTGGGGAGCCGTTTCGCGATCGGCTGCTGGCGCTGCCGACCTTCCTGCACGCGGGCGGATCCCCGGGGCCGGACGGTGTTGCCCAAGGGTTTACCTTGACGGGATACTTCCTCGACCGGCACGTCTGGGGTCCGCGCGGCCTCGCCGCGCCGGAAGAGCGCGCACGATTCGTTGCGCTCGGTCACGAGGCCGAGTAA
- the parC gene encoding DNA topoisomerase IV subunit A, with protein sequence MGQPFEPPSGDGIESVELKSALEERYLAYALSTIMHRALPDARDGLKPVHRRILYGMRLLRLDPNTAHKKCAKIVGDVMGDFHPHGDQAIYDALVRLSQDFAQRYPLVDGQGNFGNIDGDGPAAYRYTEARLTEVARLLLDGIDEDTVDFRPSYNGEKDEPVVLPAAFPNLLANGSQGIAVGMATSIPPHNAAELCDAALYLISHPGATSAQLNSFVQGPDFPTGGILVDSAESITEAYRTGRGAFRVRARWHKEDLGRGTWNIIVTEIPYGIPKGRLIEKMAELLQEKKLPLLADVRDESAEDVRVVLEPRSRTVDPVILMESLFRLTELEARIPLNLNVLVGGLVPKVIGLTECLREWVDHRRVVLQRRSRHRLGQIDRRLEILGGLLIVYLDLDEVIRIIREEDEPKPALMARFELTEIQANAILDTRLRSLRKLEEMELKRELDALTAEKAEIDALLASEPAQWKAIQAQIRAVKKTFGPETKLGKRRTTLASPPDVGGIDFTAALVEREPITVIVSNKGWIRALKGHVADLSGVAFKGDDGLKIAFPSETTQKILLLASNGKVFTIEASKLPGGRGFGDPVRLMVDLDDGTEVVAALPYKPETKLLIVGSDGRGFVAPSDALVANTRKGKGVLGLDGDAAAVVLVPADGDHVAVVNTEKLLLIFPISEVAELSRGKGVRLQRCRSGGLTDAHVFRLADGLPWQDGSPEGRLANASVLEKWLGHRGEVGLMMARSFPKFERFGR encoded by the coding sequence ATGGGCCAGCCCTTCGAGCCGCCGTCCGGCGACGGGATCGAGAGCGTCGAGCTGAAATCCGCGCTGGAAGAGCGCTACCTCGCCTATGCGCTCTCCACGATCATGCACCGGGCGCTGCCGGATGCCCGCGACGGGCTGAAGCCCGTGCACCGGCGCATCCTGTACGGCATGCGGCTGCTTCGCCTCGACCCGAACACCGCGCACAAGAAATGCGCCAAGATCGTCGGCGACGTGATGGGTGACTTCCACCCACACGGCGACCAGGCGATCTACGACGCGCTGGTGCGGCTCTCTCAGGACTTCGCGCAGCGCTATCCGCTGGTCGACGGGCAGGGCAATTTCGGCAATATCGACGGCGACGGCCCGGCCGCCTACCGCTACACGGAGGCCCGGCTCACCGAGGTCGCGCGGCTGCTGCTCGACGGGATCGACGAGGACACGGTTGATTTCCGCCCGTCCTACAACGGCGAGAAAGACGAGCCGGTGGTGCTGCCGGCGGCCTTCCCGAACCTGCTGGCCAACGGCAGCCAGGGCATCGCGGTCGGCATGGCGACCTCGATCCCGCCCCACAACGCCGCCGAGCTGTGCGACGCGGCGCTCTACCTGATCAGCCATCCTGGGGCGACGTCAGCGCAGCTCAACAGCTTCGTCCAGGGGCCGGACTTCCCGACCGGCGGCATCCTGGTCGATTCGGCGGAGTCGATCACCGAGGCCTACCGGACCGGCCGCGGCGCCTTCCGGGTCCGGGCCCGGTGGCACAAGGAGGATCTCGGCCGCGGCACCTGGAACATCATCGTCACCGAGATCCCGTACGGCATCCCGAAGGGCCGGCTGATCGAGAAGATGGCAGAGCTTCTCCAGGAGAAGAAGCTGCCGCTGCTGGCCGACGTACGCGACGAGTCGGCCGAGGACGTCCGCGTTGTGCTGGAGCCGCGCTCGCGCACGGTCGATCCCGTGATCCTGATGGAATCGCTGTTCCGGCTGACCGAGCTGGAAGCCCGCATCCCGCTCAACCTCAACGTCCTGGTCGGCGGCCTCGTGCCGAAGGTGATCGGGCTCACCGAATGCCTGCGGGAATGGGTCGACCATCGCCGCGTGGTGCTCCAGCGCCGCTCGCGCCATCGCCTCGGGCAGATCGACAGGCGCCTGGAGATCCTCGGCGGACTGCTGATCGTCTATCTCGACCTCGACGAGGTGATCCGCATCATCCGCGAGGAGGACGAGCCGAAGCCGGCCCTGATGGCCCGGTTCGAGCTGACCGAGATCCAGGCCAACGCGATCCTCGACACGCGCCTCCGGTCCTTGCGAAAGCTCGAAGAGATGGAGCTGAAGCGCGAACTGGACGCACTCACCGCCGAGAAGGCGGAGATCGATGCGCTGCTCGCCTCCGAGCCAGCGCAATGGAAGGCGATCCAAGCCCAGATCCGCGCCGTGAAAAAAACCTTCGGGCCGGAGACCAAGCTGGGCAAGCGCCGCACCACGCTCGCGAGCCCGCCGGATGTCGGCGGCATCGATTTCACGGCAGCCTTGGTCGAGCGCGAGCCGATCACCGTGATCGTCTCGAACAAGGGCTGGATCCGGGCGCTCAAGGGGCACGTCGCCGACCTGTCAGGGGTGGCGTTCAAGGGTGACGACGGCCTGAAGATCGCCTTCCCGAGCGAGACCACTCAAAAGATCCTGCTGCTCGCCTCGAACGGTAAAGTGTTCACCATCGAGGCGTCGAAGCTGCCGGGCGGGCGCGGCTTCGGCGATCCGGTGCGGCTGATGGTCGATCTCGACGACGGCACCGAGGTGGTGGCCGCGCTGCCCTACAAGCCGGAGACCAAGCTTCTGATCGTGGGCTCGGATGGGCGCGGCTTCGTGGCGCCGTCGGACGCGCTGGTGGCCAACACCCGCAAGGGCAAGGGCGTGCTCGGCCTCGACGGCGACGCGGCGGCCGTGGTGCTCGTCCCCGCCGACGGCGATCACGTCGCGGTGGTCAACACCGAGAAGCTGCTGCTGATCTTCCCGATCTCGGAGGTGGCCGAACTCTCCCGGGGCAAGGGCGTCCGGCTCCAGCGCTGCCGCAGCGGCGGCCTCACCGACGCGCACGTCTTCCGGCTGGCCGACGGTCTGCCCTGGCAGGACGGCTCACCCGAGGGGCGGCTCGCCAACGCGTCGGTTCTCGAGAAATGGCTGGGTCACCGCGGCGAGGTCGGCCTGATGATGGCGCGCAGCTTCCCGAAATTCGAGCGGTTCGGGCGGTGA
- a CDS encoding AlkA N-terminal domain-containing protein, which translates to MGRDDRGPDAEDRPSAPALCRPGAARLRAGRRARLSRAIEPEATPGAAEGPPLSLWPVLVSGAVVTLRIPCRQPYDWPSIRAFLAKRAILGVEAAEPGAQSYARTVCIGGRPGIVAVAFGDAGLDATLQGLDVTSGIEVAERLRRLFDCDADPAAIAACLSRDPTLAGLVAARPGLRLPGAWDPFETGCRAILGQQVSVQAAIRLAGKLVAAFGTPLAEPAGSLTHVFPTPLQLVEADVALALNMPRARGAAIRALAAAALANPDLFAPAGTLEDAVLRFTAIRGIGPWTAQYIAMRALKLPDALPVGDIGLLRALETATGRPSPAALLARAEAWRPFRAYAAQHLWAADEAFVRER; encoded by the coding sequence ATGGGCCGAGATGATCGAGGACCCGATGCAGAAGATCGGCCGTCCGCGCCAGCTCTATGTCGGCCCGGCGCAGCGCGACTACGTGCCGGTCGACGAGCGCGGCTGAGCCGAGCCATCGAACCCGAAGCGACACCGGGGGCGGCCGAAGGGCCGCCCCTCTCGCTTTGGCCGGTCCTGGTCAGCGGGGCGGTCGTCACGCTCCGCATCCCTTGTCGGCAACCCTATGATTGGCCGTCGATCCGCGCCTTCCTGGCGAAGCGAGCCATCCTTGGGGTCGAAGCGGCCGAGCCCGGCGCGCAATCCTACGCGCGCACGGTCTGCATCGGCGGACGGCCCGGCATCGTCGCGGTCGCGTTCGGCGATGCCGGCCTGGACGCGACGCTCCAGGGCCTCGACGTCACGTCCGGGATTGAGGTCGCCGAGCGCCTCCGCCGCCTGTTCGATTGCGACGCCGATCCGGCCGCGATCGCGGCCTGCCTGTCCCGAGACCCTACCCTGGCCGGACTCGTGGCGGCCCGGCCAGGATTGCGGCTGCCCGGCGCGTGGGACCCGTTCGAGACCGGATGCCGGGCGATCCTCGGCCAGCAGGTCTCGGTTCAGGCCGCGATCCGGCTCGCCGGAAAGCTGGTCGCCGCATTCGGGACGCCGCTGGCAGAGCCGGCGGGCAGCCTGACCCATGTCTTTCCGACGCCGCTTCAACTGGTCGAGGCCGACGTGGCGCTCGCGCTGAACATGCCCCGCGCCCGCGGCGCAGCGATCCGGGCGCTGGCGGCCGCCGCGCTCGCGAACCCGGACCTGTTCGCCCCGGCCGGGACCCTGGAGGATGCGGTGCTGCGCTTCACGGCGATCCGCGGGATCGGCCCCTGGACCGCGCAGTACATCGCCATGCGGGCGCTCAAGCTGCCGGACGCCCTGCCGGTGGGCGACATTGGCCTTCTCCGCGCCCTCGAGACCGCCACCGGCCGTCCCAGCCCGGCCGCACTCCTCGCCCGGGCCGAGGCATGGCGCCCGTTCAGAGCCTACGCGGCCCAGCATCTCTGGGCCGCCGACGAGGCTTTTGTGCGCGAGCGGTAA